The Henckelia pumila isolate YLH828 chromosome 2, ASM3356847v2, whole genome shotgun sequence genome includes a window with the following:
- the LOC140881435 gene encoding protein TIFY 6b-like isoform X2 codes for MERDFMGLNSRDSELEVKEEGLVADGKYSGYSRSTGRPWPSSNKNFGSSPIKQQFCSENPPTSHHPILTSAVPIAATTEQWLKSKTSNSPAQLTIFYAGTVNVFDDISPEKAQAIMLLAGSGGIPNQVHMPTPKSPGAILELVNQPMNMSVGSGLPSPISVSSHPIDQSGGAAAKNKDDKVAIMIGMPNTLVNKVEPPRIVSSIGSSALTAMISSAIPQSRKASLARFLQKRNERASTAAPYNPVKKEANGSTTPEAGGFEFSDSSGVASSFRSPTSKIIGNI; via the exons ATGGAGAGAGATTTCATGGGCTTAAACTCGAGGGATTCTGAACTTGAGGTCAAGGAAGAAGGTTTGGTGGCAGACGGCAAATATTCTG GATATTCAAGGAGCACAGGACGTCCATGGCCATCCTCAAACAAG AATTTCGGGAGCTCTCCCATAAAGCAGCAATTTTGTAGTGAGAATCCTCCTACATCCCATCATCCAATCCTTACATCAGCTGTCCCTATTGCCGCAACAACCGAACAATG GCTTAAATCCAAGACATCCAACAGTCCTGCTCAGTTGACCATATTCTATGCTGGAACAGTGAATGTCTTTGACGACATCTCCCCTGAGAAG GCTCAAGCAATCATGCTTTTGGCTGGAAGTGGTGGTATCCCAAATCAAGTCCACATGCCTACGCCCAAGTCTCCTGGTGCAATCCTGGAATTGGTGAACCAGCCGATGAATATGTCAGTGGGTTCTGGTCTACCAAGCCCTATATCAGTTTCTTCGCACCCAATTGATCAGTCTGGTGGTGCAGCCGCGAAAAACAAAGATGACAAGGTTGCTATAATGATTGGCATGCCAAACACTCTTGTTAACAAGGTGGAGCCTCCAAGGATTGTGTCATCAATCGGTTCCTCTGCTTTAACTGCGATGATATCATCAG CTATTCCACAGTCACGCAAAGCATCCCTGGCTCGATTCTTGCAGAAACGTAATGAGAG GGCATCAACAGCAGCACCGTACAACCCCGTTAAGAAGGAAGCCAATGGTTCCACTACCCCAGAGGCCGGTGGTTTC
- the LOC140881435 gene encoding protein TIFY 6A-like isoform X1 gives MERDFMGLNSRDSELEVKEEGLVADGKYSGYSRSTGRPWPSSNKVSGLPHFMALKTEQDKEQSKMMSDHVVVPGFVVKSGSNTLEAGHQRQSVCNKFSIQNFGSSPIKQQFCSENPPTSHHPILTSAVPIAATTEQWLKSKTSNSPAQLTIFYAGTVNVFDDISPEKAQAIMLLAGSGGIPNQVHMPTPKSPGAILELVNQPMNMSVGSGLPSPISVSSHPIDQSGGAAAKNKDDKVAIMIGMPNTLVNKVEPPRIVSSIGSSALTAMISSAIPQSRKASLARFLQKRNERASTAAPYNPVKKEANGSTTPEAGGFEFSDSSGVASSFRSPTSKIIGNI, from the exons ATGGAGAGAGATTTCATGGGCTTAAACTCGAGGGATTCTGAACTTGAGGTCAAGGAAGAAGGTTTGGTGGCAGACGGCAAATATTCTG GATATTCAAGGAGCACAGGACGTCCATGGCCATCCTCAAACAAGGTGTCTGGCTTACCTCATTTTATGGCTTTGAAAACCGAACAAGACAAAGAACAATCAAAAATGATGTCTGATCATGTTGTGGTTCCTGGATTTGTTGTGAAATCTGGTTCAAACACTCTTGAAGCCGGTCATCAACGACAATCAGTCTGTAATAAATTCAGTATCCAG AATTTCGGGAGCTCTCCCATAAAGCAGCAATTTTGTAGTGAGAATCCTCCTACATCCCATCATCCAATCCTTACATCAGCTGTCCCTATTGCCGCAACAACCGAACAATG GCTTAAATCCAAGACATCCAACAGTCCTGCTCAGTTGACCATATTCTATGCTGGAACAGTGAATGTCTTTGACGACATCTCCCCTGAGAAG GCTCAAGCAATCATGCTTTTGGCTGGAAGTGGTGGTATCCCAAATCAAGTCCACATGCCTACGCCCAAGTCTCCTGGTGCAATCCTGGAATTGGTGAACCAGCCGATGAATATGTCAGTGGGTTCTGGTCTACCAAGCCCTATATCAGTTTCTTCGCACCCAATTGATCAGTCTGGTGGTGCAGCCGCGAAAAACAAAGATGACAAGGTTGCTATAATGATTGGCATGCCAAACACTCTTGTTAACAAGGTGGAGCCTCCAAGGATTGTGTCATCAATCGGTTCCTCTGCTTTAACTGCGATGATATCATCAG CTATTCCACAGTCACGCAAAGCATCCCTGGCTCGATTCTTGCAGAAACGTAATGAGAG GGCATCAACAGCAGCACCGTACAACCCCGTTAAGAAGGAAGCCAATGGTTCCACTACCCCAGAGGCCGGTGGTTTC